tagatacACTGTTAAGTATTTGCACAGTGACATGCTAACTTGTACCTCTCTTGTTTCTAGCATATGAAGTGCTCTCTAATGAAGAGAAAAGAAGAGAATATGATCAATTTGGGCAACAGGCTTTTGAGCACGCAAGTGAAGAGGGGAGTGACTTTGCCCAGCCCTTTTTCACCTTTAGTTTTGATGACTTCTTTCAGGATTTTGAGGTTGATACTGACGACATGTTCTGGGATAGCGCAGACGTGAATGAGGAATTCCAGAACCATCACTTTCAGGAGCATGGCTATGACAGACATGACTTTTTTGATGGGGACAGTTTTGTTTTCGGGACTGAGTTTGAAGAATCAGATATGGAACCAGGAGAGGGCAACTTTAAAAGCAGTGTTGAAGGGGGAAGGTTTTGCAGGAGAGTTACACAAATTGATAAGAATATAGTTAAAACCTTTACAGAATGTGATGATTATTAGCACATTGATTGAAGACTAAGGATTTATATAGCTATTTTTCAGTGCATTGAAAacataataaattatatttatttctaaatatggACTCCTTTATCACTCCATGTCGaacttttttgtttacattttatatttcatcTAGTACTTTTTACCATATTTGTAACTAATGATTCTGTACATTTTTAATTAGCAATACCACCTTAAATCTCTTGTCGCCATGGAAATTGAGTAATTAACTAGTTTCACTGCAGCATAGCACTGAAACTGCTGTTCATGTCCTGCCTGTGTTATTTTTaagatatttgtaaaaaaaataaattaaaaaaaccttCCTGCTATCAACTTCCCTGACACTTATTTGGTGAAGTGTTCTTAATGGGAAGTTtgagcaatttattattattatttatttcttagcagacgcccttatccagggcgacttacaattgttacaagatatcacattatacattatttcacattatacagatatcacattatttttacatacaattacccatttatacagttggtttttttttttttttactggagcaatctaggtaaagtaccttgctcaagggtacaacagcagtgtcccccaccggggattgaacccacgaccatccggtcaagagtccagagccctaaccactactccacactgctgtcaatTTGTTTGATTGACTACTGGAGAGTAGGTACCATCCCTAATTTTAATACACCCCATCTCTGTACATTTTGTAAAGTTACCTTTGCGTTGAGCGAAGTTAAGTTAATCAATTTGAAGTTCAGTTTGGGGGAACTTCGCCCAAAAAGATTTTGATCGACTTACCCCCTAACACACCCACCCacatgtatatttaaatgtatgattcTTAAAAAcgcacagggggaaaaaaaaacatgacaacttttttattgtttatatctATATAGACAACATGTTATCTATATGCCATTTGTTATTGACTGGCCTCTGTTTCACTGGACTTACAGCCTTTTGGTTACTTCTTATGGAATAAATAgagcactgtaaaacaaaaatccATAAATATTGAGAAATTACAGAGCAAAATTTGTAAAATGTGGACACATCACCCCTGAAATTTTGTAAGAATTTGCAACAACACAGTAAGGCCACAATATGATTAGTTAAGATAAACTATTATGACCCCGTTCACAATACTGGGACGGTCCagggtctgcaaccccgttcacatttacgtttttaaggcgcctttgcgcgttcacatgtgtgactgaaaagcaggcctaaaatgtggcaaacagcaacttgctagcgTTGACAGGTATAACTATTTATTTTCGTGATGGAGagttcactcagattgcaaatgactatcaggttgtacacaatgactgacattcacaagactcacgactgaccacctaatagtactactgctccctcctaaggaaagacacggcattaaataatgttaaatacattacatgtatttcttctcatttatacgtatttgtttaactttGTTTAAtactgtctttgtttacaaacacgatcgttaAACTGTTCTGTTGTTtagtcgttattattatcattgttattattattctctagtccctaaccattaccagtaaagactgaacatcagcATCACTCCTTCTCTTGGAAGACTACTGAACATATGGCTTTAGAATAACATTAGCAATAATAATCACAGTAACAGGCATTGAAATCTAATAAATATTACGGTGAAAATACGTTTTTACACTTTCAaataagcaagttacaagcttaccagtgcaattgatcaataaaacaaatcctttttttttttttgcccctccccaattGTAAAACACAAAAAGCTCCGACATCATCTTAGTTTTTCTGTGTTATCATAGACAATCATACGAGAAGGCCGGCCctagtctgctttgcgttcatacttATGTAAAGGCCCTGGTCCCGGATTGCAGGCCCTAAATCTAGTTCGGCCCAGGGCTTGcatttcttttttggagcgtccACCAAAAGGCAGCCCTGAAGCAGCCCAGGGCCACCTTAAATCTCACGTGTGAACGGGGTctattttgttaaaaggcaaAATTAAACATGATAACACAAAGGTCATAGAGGGGAAATTTGCCTACTTGTGAcatccaaaaatgaaatatttacaatggAAGCTGTTTCACCATCTCCTAATGCTACACAAAATACGgaagactgaagttgtttaaagatggtgctaTATGTAACACTAGGCAAGTTCATGTGGCAAATATACCCTCTGGTAGTTATGTTAAGGGAGAAACAAGTTCCATAGTACATACTTCAtttatgaaattaaaataatgaaccagtgtaatgcattttttttattattcatttactGTGTACAGTATTACTCCTCTTAGTCAGAAATTTCCTGTTTGATAAACAAGCTAATTGAACAAAGAGGATGATGTTAATTCAGTGGAGATTAGAATCCCTGTTGTAAAGGTGCTCTATATATATAGACTGTGTTTAGTTACATTGTAACACATTGTTCTCACATTCCACGCCTGTCTGATTTCATTAAGCTGGCACTTTGAACTGTCACAGGGAGCTTTCACGTACTTTGACCAAAACCATCCCTGATAACACTAAACTGCACAGAGTTGCGCTGTGCACTCTGTAGCAACCTGTACTTAATACATTAGATAATCAGAAGAAAAATATTCCTTATCACGCTGAAGACTGCACCTTGATTACACTGAAGGTTGAAGCAAGAAAGCCAACCAGGAAATATGATGGTAAGAAACCTTTTTTTCAACAGCGATTACAATACTGGATGAATCACCTGACATCTAAGGGAGAAAAATGGGTGTGcttcaaattaaaatacacatttacaaaaactaCACAAGTGGAGTAAATGTTAATATGGTATTAAACCTAATTTATAAAACACAAGTTAGTACATCTTTAAAGTGTATTATTTGGAAAAGCTTTGTATGTAAATTGTAGTTTTATTGTAGTCCATGGAAGTGTAGGAAatcacttgaaatgtatttgcttacgattgtaagtcgccctggataagggcgtctgctaagaaataaataataataataataataataggaaatgTTTTTTATGTCAAATCTGTACTTCCGCCTGGAAAATGTAAGGGTTGAAATTAGGACTAGTTGTATCTGAACGGGTTacttgtacattatatatattaggCAGAAAAGTATTTATTGTCATACAAAAAGGCAGGCgttttataatacaatacagtacctGTGGAGCTAAGAGTAACTTTACTGTACTTTCAGAAGAGTCACTTAACCTTGAGTCGCTCCAGTCTGCAGTCCCCAACGCAGGAACCTGTGAGGCAGAAACACAATCTCTAGGAAACTGTGTGTGTCTATGGGCCTGTTTAACACTGGCAGCAAAGGCCAACTTTGTGAAAGGAatacagcagttttatttttgttttgtaccaTAAAATAAAGAAGCCTTTCCCTACACATGTTGCTTAATTTAGTTCACTTATACACAAGAGATTTGGGGCAATCTGAATTTCTATATCTTTGAATTTTATGACTAAGGGTGATGTCAATGTGATGCTTCCAAACCTTTTGTAATATGATCCAATCTTCCAATGGCACATACAAGTGATTGTGAATTCATTATTAATGCCAGCCCGGTGATTACAGTAATGTTATTTCTGTCATCCTTTATATTAAATAGGAATGataaaaaagcaatttgaaaGCAATTAATGTGGTAATTACCAGTTACGTTCTCTTTTGTATGATTCATACCAAATGATTGCTATACTTGTTGGGTTTAGGTAGAATTCGAGCTGGCAGAAATATTAAATTGCAGCATTACTTGACACTATACTGATACCTCTTGAACAGCCTACATTGATACTACCCTCTTTAGTGGAAATAGAACAGCAGCAAATGTATTAATcacatacacatactgtactaccctcaaatgtgcagttttgaaagaaacacatgtattaGCAAACATGTCATTGAAAATGGTACTACTCtaggttaaacaaacaaacaaacaaacaaactaaaaactttaaagccttgctttcagatagtattgtacttcttgggtcatttcacctggagggtgaaataaTCTCCATCCATTCACTGGCTTCcatcctgtcaataaccaatcagctgcttcccctattgactgacatgctttcagccagtaacatgctttgacccagacaGTAAagaaagtaaagcagtaacagactttctggaaggcaagcaaactgagaacttggTGTGTAGcggatatcatgttttaaaaacgaaaatccatgtttgctaaaaaaaaacaaaaaactgcacacttgaaaCCCATGCagctaatagaagtgcaaaaTTACATTTATGGATGAATTTAGTTTGcttcaattattttaaacaagacacaaGTGGGGCAAACTTTTGTATTCATGTTGCTATTAGTTCTTACTGCAATCAAAATGGGAGGCAAAGTTTGTCCCAGTTGTGTCCCCCATTTGGAGATACCTGGAGATATGGCAGGTGTGTTATGGTAAATGTTTTTGGACAAGGTATGGTAAGGTATACTACACTGTTCTAGCATGGAAATCGATTGCAGTCTTGAGTGAAACTTGGTGTTTGCAACCCTTTGTTTATAGGACGCAGGGATTGAGGACAATTCAAATCACGACTTCTCTGGTTATGACGTCCGTGTCACTGATGCTGCACAGAATGGGGACACATTTGTGTATGTGATCAAATCCCAACAGGTAAGGCTTTTGAGATAATGGGAGGTTTGCCAAAGTTCTAGAGGTAACTTTCAATTCCTGAAGTAGTCAATTTCTTTGTATTGCTTTTTCCCATTTCACatactattttatggtgttagctatctctctgagtggttctgttACTCCAAGATTAATTTATAAGATttgttttctctaaatctgcctttaccggGCTTGGAGCTTGCATTGAGCTGTTCCAGAGAATCCTAACCACCGGGTCTGAACAGCCTtccttattccattcaaatcatgtgacaatgtgacctttcaacttccAGCCCCTACACTTATGTTGAATGGCCAAACTATCGCataattaaaaatgataataacacCATACAATAGTACAAATTCCATGTGTGAGAAATATATTAATGCTTTTTAGTTGTTATTTCGTTTTTTTAGGACTAACAATTTTTtccttttatgaaaaaaaaaatggacaaacaGAATAGTATTTTGTTCTGTTGGTCAAACAGCTGCTCAATCTTTTCCCAGCAGTGTAAAATGTGTGCTTTTCAAGCAGTAGACAGAATATCTATTGGCTGTATCATCAATATCAGGATCTACTATGTATTATACAGGGATTGTCAGTAGACTATGTGTAATAATGAGACTTGTTCTTTTCCAGATATCAAGTGATATGGAGTACCGGGTTGAACGTGAGTTTGAAGACTTTGAGTGGCTACAACATTGTCTCTTGACCCAAGAAGGGGTGACTGGTCTTCATGGAATTATTGTTAGTATACttatatgtttttcatttttccatCTTATTTTACATGACATAAGTGTAATTCCTGATGATCCAGGAAAAGGAAATAAAATCATACTGTAATGCTATAGGCTACCTTTTTCACTTATGATTGAGAACAACCATTTGGCTAAGAAGATACAGTTGAGAATGGACTGGTTTACAGCTCAGTTTTGATAACTAAAGCtgtatacactgcctggccactttattaggacctgtacctagtATCAGTTTGTGCCACTGTTTGCCCTGAAGGTGTTGGAAGGGAAGGGTGTCATTATGATTTCACTCAATTGGTAAGGTAGGCAGAGGATCATGACGGGTTGTTCAAACATACTCAATTACATTGAGATCCAGGGACAAGTCGGGGCATTGTTGGGTTGTTCTGATCTGCAACAGTGCTTAATAAACTACGGCATCCATTCAgacttccagagtaatcaaggggacccagggtataccagagGAAAATGCCACACACCAGGGTCAATCAAGTACGTAGGTAAAATACAATGagtataatgtatatgtatagcAAATGGATGGAGATTTTACAATCCGTTTATTTTAAATGGCTATTTCCCCTAAATTGCTACCAGTGTATTTGATATGGTtgtgtttacttgtttttttaGTTTCCTCCACTACCAGCCAAGCCGGGGACATTTCTATCTAACTCGGAGGCAAAGACCAAAAAGAAAATTGGTATGTAAAATGGTCACCTAAAGGACCATGCAAACTTTCATTGAGGTTTGCTCACCACCCAAATGGTTACAGACAAAGAACAGACTGTAAAGAAGAGGTCCGTCAGTATACAACACACCCAATGTGAACCAACTGGGGAGACATGGGAGAACCagtgtatggaaaactagaaACCAAACTTCAAATACCAAAACAGAGCTGTATCCAGGGACCAAACAGCACATGCTTTTACATAAGCATGCCAGCAAATCACCTGTGTCATAGCCTGCCACTCAATACCTGTTTTGACTCCTGTAGAACCCCAGGCCTCTCCCACTTCAATCGTCATGGCAGCCACCTGCATACAGTGACAGGATTATAACTCCCCAGAAATTATACAAAGTGATGTGCCATTTGGTCCCTTGACAGGTTCAGGTATCTACAGTCGAAGTCCCAAATGCATCATGTAATTGAGCACATGTTTTCCATTTATGTACCATGGTCCCCTTTAGCTGTTTTGAACAGcactttgaataaaaaaacatcTAATTTGTGTGTAGgcaaaaacaaattacattgtacatcttcaaaagaaaacatgtaaatacatgtgtttcaTAGTAATTTGTTGCTGGACAAAATCCCTGTAAATTGAGAAATCGTGTGTGAACCTGGGACCTTGCTGTACATTAGCCAGCAAAAGAACTGTCACAAGACTAACAGAAATATGGAGAGAAgagcttttttttcttaaaatctaCAAGCCATGTTACTTGAAAAGAAACTAATCAGATTTCATCTACAGCATGTGAAAAACAATCATTTTGCTTTAATAATCAAAATTGTGACAATTCCATATTTCAGAGGTCATATTTAATACAGTGTGTTTTGGGTATCATATTTCAtttgagataaaaaataaataaataaaaaaaaacaacaaacaactgaAAAGGTTGCTAGGCAAAGCTATAAATCTATCTTGGGTTTTCTCATACTGAAACTCTTACCTATTGCACTCTACAATGTGACCAAAACAAAACTAGGAAAGCCGTTTTCATGTCACAGAGTCACTGGCTATGGTCGACAACTGGCAGATGTACTGCCGAGCTCTGGAGGAATACCTGCATCTTGTTACTGCACACCCTGTCCTGGTCAAAAATCCTGCAGTGCACAGCTTcctaaaacacagagaggtacgtacaaaacaaaatgaaacccaTAATTACTTTTATAAATTGGTGTCCAACCCTGCAACTTTAAACCCATACCGTTATAAAGTCCccatatttacccatagaaaaaaatcatttattctgcacagtagagttagtgaaaagcACACactttgtgcggctgacacatctgctgatcaccaacttatacaaaggtagaacgcttcattatgtctatttttactgtcatgatggtcgtgttgagttggggggataatagtgttttttgcgtatgactcctcccatgtgtatgatgcatatgacccccccccccccccccccccccctcagacgagcatcccgctgaacagtttccaaatgttggcaagtctgtgttattatgcatagttacaatgtacttaatgtgtacatttttgcatgatataaccctaaccctatctctagacctaaccctaactctaaacctaaccccactaatcctaactctaaacctaaccctatctctaaaccgaacctttttctgatacaagtgtgtacttgcatatattgtgcaaaagatTTCCATGTTAactacattgtaacaatgcataataacattgtaattgtgtagatacatatgtatttactgtgtatttacaatagGAGTTACAGAGACACagtataaagtgttaccaaatgcACTTACTACTGATGGTTGAAATCACAACATaacctgttttgtttgttgtttttacagCCACCGATTAAAACTAAAGTGAAGAAAGGAATATTCAACAAGCTCACCCAGGCCGTGGAGGAACTGAGGAAAGAGCATCACAAGGTACAGCAGACAGCTTCTGGAGTGGCAGTGGGGAGGGTCACATGCCCTGCTTCACAAGATAGGCCCAAGTGCCCTTACAGTATCTTCCAGAGTAAGCAAGGGCTTCTAAATGCAACAGTGTTTTTCTGTAATGACATGACAGGTATCCGATTGAATGTTTGGTAATTAACTGCCTCTAATTCCTGTCTGTTTGCATATTAGTTGCTTGGTGAATacatatgtacttacacataattacaatgttattatacatagttataatgtagttaatttttttacatgatgacccaactctaaacctaacccttttctgatacaattgtgtacatacatatattgtgcaaaaagatttacacattaagtacattgtaactatgcataataacattgtgattgtataagtccacatgtatttactaactagGGTAGTATGCAAATGTACAGTAACTGGagacatgtaaagtgttaccaaatgttTTACAGTTTTCACTTACCCATATCAAAGTCaaccacagtaaaaacacagcaaagtgtaataaagcacagtgaaagcatggtaaagcgtaGGCAAGCAATGTAACGACACAGAGTgttatagtaaagcatattaaaaatcatgGCAAGCCATGGTAACCTATAtgttataaaactaaaataataaaacaaaccaaaacaaacagacacaagggccaaacaaactgtttaaacaaaacagaaaatatatttaaaaatatagcagtttcacacacacacaacacacggCTTCACAAAAAGTCCTCTAAACCCCTGCG
This genomic stretch from Acipenser ruthenus chromosome 16, fAciRut3.2 maternal haplotype, whole genome shotgun sequence harbors:
- the LOC131697742 gene encoding dnaJ homolog subfamily B member 9-like; the encoded protein is MVTVLKFRLVTVLSLLLLVEVIVSTRDYYDVLGVSPSATDRVIRKAFHRLAMKYHPDKNKSSEAEIQFREIAEAYEVLSNEEKRREYDQFGQQAFEHASEEGSDFAQPFFTFSFDDFFQDFEVDTDDMFWDSADVNEEFQNHHFQEHGYDRHDFFDGDSFVFGTEFEESDMEPGEGNFKSSVEGGRFCRRVTQIDKNIVKTFTECDDY